One window of the Flavobacteriaceae bacterium YJPT1-3 genome contains the following:
- a CDS encoding PorP/SprF family type IX secretion system membrane protein: MKQLTQLFLIATLTITSWVMGQESVRVPAQGIPSQNLLQYNRFLVNPTFSRVGQEYSYVSLYGRNQWVSFEDSPQLYMINYGSRVSATTGVAAGLYQQSNGILNYFGVNANYAYGIRMGRKSWLTLGTNFAYMQSGLKGSLNPEQQDDPFLLNYEETSQLNLLPGLNLTLGKFDFGVYANNLIVYDLKESELLTDVDQFIGHIAFTSNFGSESQNRIRTMVRGRLDQNSEINLSGNILADFSRFGWVQAGYDDYFGISGGLGVNLTPNVSLGYTIEKGLSNELSNLGATHEIALTYRFRNVSEEIAMEEVEDQIENQRVVDSLKVLLTEKEVQIDSLKAEMSQQQATTSQESLSQQQPSTKAGEEGQAQQEQRTRSNQVRQTQQQSTRKENDPQPDPLDTLTPEEIEEAQQKQLIALQKTRDYYARKIERREVDPKQCQTPKFAVKYLEQYEEGFYLIANVYKPLPPAERFRTSLKNKGYDSKVIQNPQNGYKYVSIKRYDSRSEAEQGYCDHVDGNYKAPMWLLEVRHTRAQRKAYSLRTAAAGESQGSAFAKANEKSRQPAVLKTSPVTKTSANEEQEETRKRIKGSASFGSKNNRDESRARTDAPPML, encoded by the coding sequence ATGAAACAGCTCACCCAACTTTTTCTCATAGCAACCTTAACCATTACCTCTTGGGTGATGGGACAGGAGTCTGTGCGGGTGCCTGCGCAAGGAATACCTAGCCAAAATTTATTGCAGTATAATCGTTTTTTAGTGAACCCTACGTTTTCCAGAGTTGGACAAGAATACAGCTACGTCTCTTTATACGGACGGAATCAATGGGTGTCCTTTGAAGATTCCCCTCAGTTGTATATGATCAATTATGGTTCTCGGGTAAGCGCAACCACAGGAGTAGCCGCTGGCTTGTACCAGCAGTCGAACGGTATTCTGAATTATTTTGGGGTCAATGCCAATTACGCTTACGGGATTCGCATGGGGAGAAAGAGCTGGTTAACGCTGGGTACGAACTTCGCCTATATGCAAAGCGGACTTAAAGGTTCCCTTAATCCAGAGCAGCAAGACGATCCCTTCTTATTGAACTACGAAGAGACCTCTCAACTCAATTTATTACCCGGACTCAATTTGACTCTGGGAAAATTTGATTTTGGAGTATATGCTAATAATTTAATTGTCTACGACTTAAAAGAAAGCGAACTGCTCACGGATGTGGATCAATTTATAGGACACATCGCCTTCACCAGCAATTTTGGCAGCGAAAGTCAAAACCGGATACGAACCATGGTGCGCGGGCGCTTAGACCAAAACAGTGAGATCAATCTGTCAGGAAATATTCTGGCGGATTTTAGCCGTTTTGGATGGGTTCAGGCCGGATATGATGATTATTTCGGGATTTCCGGCGGACTTGGAGTGAATTTGACGCCTAATGTTTCCTTGGGGTACACCATTGAGAAAGGGCTCAGTAACGAGTTGTCCAATCTTGGGGCCACCCATGAGATCGCGCTGACCTACCGTTTCCGTAATGTCTCCGAAGAGATCGCTATGGAAGAAGTGGAGGATCAAATTGAAAATCAACGTGTGGTGGACAGTTTAAAAGTGTTGCTCACGGAAAAAGAAGTACAGATCGACTCCCTGAAGGCAGAAATGAGTCAACAGCAAGCAACAACCAGCCAGGAATCGCTTAGCCAACAACAGCCAAGCACAAAAGCTGGTGAGGAGGGCCAGGCCCAGCAAGAACAGCGAACTCGATCAAACCAGGTTCGTCAAACCCAACAACAGTCCACTAGAAAAGAGAATGATCCTCAGCCTGATCCACTGGATACCCTTACTCCGGAGGAAATTGAAGAGGCGCAGCAAAAACAACTGATCGCCCTGCAGAAGACTCGTGACTATTATGCTCGGAAGATTGAGCGTAGGGAGGTTGATCCTAAGCAGTGCCAAACGCCTAAGTTCGCCGTGAAATACCTGGAGCAGTATGAAGAAGGATTTTATCTGATTGCTAACGTATATAAACCACTACCGCCGGCAGAGCGATTCCGCACCAGCTTGAAAAACAAAGGATATGACTCTAAAGTCATTCAAAATCCGCAAAATGGCTATAAATACGTAAGTATTAAACGCTATGACAGTCGTTCTGAAGCAGAACAAGGCTATTGCGATCATGTAGACGGTAATTATAAGGCACCCATGTGGTTGTTGGAGGTGAGACATACGCGTGCACAGCGCAAAGCCTACTCGCTTCGTACCGCTGCTGCTGGAGAATCTCAAGGGTCCGCTTTCGCGAAAGCAAATGAAAAATCCAGACAACCGGCAGTTTTGAAGACCAGTCCGGTGACGAAGACCAGCGCTAATGAGGAGCAAGAAGAAACCAGAAAACGAATTAAAGGAAGTGCCAGCTTTGGTTCTAAGAATAATCGTGATGAATCACGGGCCCGCACAGACGCCCCCCCTATGCTGTAA
- a CDS encoding gliding motility-associated C-terminal domain-containing protein, translating into MRKSYLLMLFISVLMTGVTHSNAQTINAPILNVPYACASPVFNSYIVTTSYTAPGFGPGNTFYLELSDASGDFGNPTILASTTTQNYPAVWSFAFNSVSFPTSVVGNNLRMRVRSTQPAKTSTPSAPFSFFYYDNQNLTLNNFQPVVLCEGSSATITTSPDTYSQYTWYRNGVKISGETGPSLTVSEAGNYFAEVYLGPCNINLPTSISNNVKVSIANDFDVSITNGTDVDICPNEEYRLKLDVDDNTYTYQWFKDGQPISNRGYYPEWVLAAADDKKGVYYAEVGISSVGCTTRSGDLKVRYKKEFNVNSGGPEKVTLLPGQSKTISIETDATNPTIVWYKDGVMYAENNDKTLLINEEGDFEALVTSEADCGLSKRSPKIVVKHPTSYTVQINTKSDYQTCESKETTLQIASLEARYPFGVTEKVAEADYELFNFQWVKDGMPIEAESSSNGEGSGEGSGEENPYYDNINKSFIVIPDFSFNGDYQLQVQLDTNTSLSNIQVVQLGFEVPEISAPTTSICRDELVELAILPMGDDFSYQWLLDTLPISGATQPQLQTNKVGFYSLQVVGNGCTVVSETIEIKPINKDAVSLSPGDAITITEGGSQEVSASGADTYQWFDANNQLLSTTDRYLADTEGSFYVKARLGDCEVVRNFTVEYRLSGRIPNVITVNGDGINERWNIPRVYRKDNVEVTMYRADGKLEFSKTNYQGDWPQNIAFNTQQQAPVYYYIIKQDGSIIKRGSVTVIH; encoded by the coding sequence ATGAGAAAAAGTTACCTACTTATGCTTTTCATATCGGTGTTAATGACTGGAGTTACGCATAGTAATGCCCAAACCATCAATGCACCGATTTTGAACGTGCCTTACGCGTGTGCGTCTCCGGTATTTAATAGTTATATCGTAACGACTTCCTATACGGCGCCAGGGTTTGGCCCGGGCAATACTTTTTATTTAGAATTATCCGACGCTTCCGGCGATTTTGGCAATCCCACGATTTTGGCGAGCACGACTACCCAGAATTATCCGGCGGTGTGGTCTTTTGCCTTTAACAGTGTGTCTTTTCCCACTAGCGTTGTGGGGAATAATCTCCGAATGCGTGTCCGATCTACTCAACCTGCAAAAACAAGTACCCCTTCGGCACCGTTCAGTTTTTTTTACTACGACAATCAAAATTTAACCTTAAATAACTTCCAGCCGGTCGTTCTTTGTGAGGGTTCTTCAGCAACTATAACGACGAGTCCGGATACCTACTCCCAATACACCTGGTACCGCAACGGAGTAAAGATTAGCGGAGAGACGGGTCCTTCACTTACGGTTAGTGAGGCCGGAAATTATTTTGCAGAGGTCTATCTCGGGCCGTGTAATATTAATTTGCCTACTTCCATCTCTAATAATGTTAAGGTATCCATTGCCAATGATTTTGATGTGAGCATCACCAATGGAACGGATGTAGATATCTGTCCAAATGAAGAGTATCGACTCAAACTGGACGTAGATGATAACACCTATACGTATCAATGGTTTAAAGATGGGCAACCTATCAGCAACCGTGGCTACTACCCGGAATGGGTGCTTGCAGCTGCTGATGATAAAAAAGGCGTTTATTATGCCGAAGTCGGGATCAGCAGTGTGGGATGTACCACCCGCTCCGGAGATCTCAAAGTTCGTTATAAGAAAGAGTTTAATGTGAATTCCGGAGGACCGGAAAAAGTGACATTATTGCCAGGTCAGTCTAAGACTATAAGTATTGAAACCGACGCTACCAATCCTACCATAGTCTGGTACAAAGATGGCGTAATGTACGCCGAAAATAACGACAAGACCTTACTTATAAATGAGGAAGGAGACTTTGAGGCTTTAGTGACGTCTGAAGCCGATTGTGGATTGAGCAAGCGATCGCCGAAAATCGTGGTTAAGCATCCCACCAGTTATACGGTGCAAATCAATACCAAAAGTGATTACCAGACTTGTGAAAGTAAGGAAACGACCTTACAAATTGCCAGTCTAGAGGCAAGATACCCCTTTGGAGTGACCGAAAAGGTGGCAGAAGCAGACTATGAGCTTTTCAATTTTCAGTGGGTAAAAGACGGAATGCCTATAGAAGCAGAAAGCTCTTCCAATGGTGAAGGTTCTGGAGAAGGCTCAGGGGAGGAGAATCCCTATTATGATAATATAAATAAGAGCTTTATTGTGATTCCTGATTTTAGTTTTAATGGAGACTATCAACTTCAGGTGCAGCTTGATACCAATACCTCTTTATCAAACATTCAAGTTGTTCAACTGGGTTTTGAAGTTCCCGAAATTAGTGCTCCTACCACGAGTATTTGCCGAGATGAACTGGTAGAACTAGCAATTCTGCCTATGGGAGACGACTTTAGCTATCAATGGCTTTTGGATACCCTTCCAATATCAGGCGCCACTCAACCTCAATTGCAAACCAACAAAGTAGGATTCTACTCCTTACAGGTGGTAGGAAATGGATGTACGGTAGTCAGCGAAACTATTGAGATCAAACCGATCAATAAAGACGCAGTAAGCCTGTCTCCTGGAGATGCCATTACGATTACGGAAGGCGGAAGTCAGGAGGTTAGTGCCAGTGGAGCAGATACTTACCAGTGGTTTGATGCCAACAACCAATTGCTATCTACCACAGACCGCTATCTGGCAGATACGGAAGGGAGCTTCTACGTCAAAGCACGCCTAGGTGATTGTGAGGTGGTTCGCAATTTTACGGTAGAGTACCGTTTGTCCGGACGTATACCTAACGTGATCACGGTCAATGGCGACGGCATCAACGAACGCTGGAATATCCCTCGCGTGTATCGTAAAGACAACGTTGAAGTCACCATGTACCGTGCTGATGGCAAACTAGAATTTAGCAAAACCAACTATCAAGGTGATTGGCCACAGAATATTGCCTTTAATACCCAACAACAAGCCCCAGTTTATTATTACATCATTAAGCAAGATGGATCCATAATTAAACGGGGAAGTGTGACGGTGATCCACTGA